A genomic segment from Pseudoalteromonas rubra encodes:
- a CDS encoding YbaK/EbsC family protein, which produces MISQDTETLSKSAQRVQDAIKSAGCEFRVLELPGSTRTAEESAHTIGCELGQIVKSLIFKGKESGKPVLLLVSGSNRVKEKIVAKHLGEKLVKADAEFTREVTGFAIGGIPPIGHLSNPITYIDEDLLQYETIWAAAGTPHAVFSLPAAKLEPLTQGTVIAVKA; this is translated from the coding sequence ATGATCAGCCAAGATACAGAGACATTGAGTAAAAGTGCTCAACGGGTTCAGGATGCGATAAAATCTGCGGGATGCGAATTCAGGGTACTGGAATTGCCCGGCAGTACGCGCACGGCGGAAGAGTCGGCACACACCATAGGGTGTGAACTGGGACAAATTGTAAAATCACTGATTTTTAAAGGTAAAGAAAGCGGAAAACCGGTGTTGCTATTAGTCAGTGGCAGCAACCGGGTAAAAGAAAAGATAGTGGCAAAACATCTGGGAGAAAAGCTGGTAAAAGCCGACGCTGAATTTACCCGTGAGGTAACCGGGTTTGCCATTGGCGGTATTCCCCCCATCGGACACCTGAGCAACCCAATTACTTATATTGACGAGGACTTGCTGCAATACGAGACGATATGGGCTGCGGCTGGCACACCACACGCGGTGTTTTCGTTGCCAGCGGCTAAACTGGAGCCACTCACTCAGGGTACGGTGATTGCTGTAAAGGCCTGA